The Pseudomonas sp. G2-4 genome window below encodes:
- the tatC gene encoding twin-arginine translocase subunit TatC — protein MAAASPMSDLPENDQPMPLVSHLTELRTRLLRCVAAVFILFAGLFAFTQQIYTFVSTPLRQYLPVGATMIATDVSSPFLTPLKLTMMVSLFLAIPVILHQIWGFIAPGLYKHEKRIAVPLLVSSILLFYTGMAFAYFFVFPLIFKFFAAATPAGVEMMTDITSYLDFVMTLFFAFGVAFEIPVAVVLLVWIGVVDVAYLKKIRPYVIIGCFVVGMILTPPDIFSQTLLAVPMWLLFEIGILFGGLVRKRREEEPEEQPADDHNDQPPATQA, from the coding sequence ATTGCCGCCGCGAGCCCCATGAGCGATCTCCCTGAAAACGACCAGCCGATGCCGCTGGTATCGCACCTTACCGAGCTGCGCACCCGCCTGCTGCGTTGCGTCGCGGCGGTTTTCATCCTCTTCGCCGGGTTGTTCGCCTTCACCCAGCAGATCTACACCTTCGTCTCCACGCCGCTGCGCCAGTACCTGCCAGTCGGGGCAACGATGATTGCCACCGATGTGTCGTCGCCGTTCCTGACGCCACTGAAGCTGACGATGATGGTTTCGCTGTTCCTGGCGATCCCGGTAATCCTGCACCAGATCTGGGGCTTCATCGCGCCAGGCCTGTACAAGCATGAAAAACGCATCGCCGTGCCACTGCTGGTGTCGAGCATCCTGCTGTTCTATACCGGCATGGCCTTCGCCTATTTCTTCGTGTTCCCGCTGATCTTCAAGTTCTTCGCCGCCGCCACTCCGGCGGGCGTGGAGATGATGACCGACATCACCAGTTACCTGGACTTCGTCATGACGCTGTTCTTCGCCTTCGGCGTGGCGTTCGAAATCCCGGTGGCCGTGGTATTGCTGGTGTGGATCGGCGTGGTTGACGTGGCGTACCTGAAGAAAATCCGCCCTTACGTGATCATTGGCTGCTTCGTGGTCGGCATGATCCTGACCCCGCCGGACATCTTCTCCCAAACCCTGCTGGCCGTGCCGATGTGGCTGCTGTTCGAGATCGGCATCCTGTTCGGTGGCCTGGTGCGCAAGCGCAGGGAAGAAGAGCCCGAGGAACAGCCCGCCGACGACCACAACGACCAGCCGCCAGCGACCCAAGCGTGA